From one Candidatus Binatia bacterium genomic stretch:
- a CDS encoding molybdopterin-dependent oxidoreductase, producing the protein MDLTRRNFICSAGAATLLLSLHRLTFGQVGATGAAGAGVAAGGLPPIPDYRVWEDVFRKKWVWDKVVRSSHWVNCWYQAHCAWNVYVKDGVVWREEQAADYPQTRPDVSDFNPRGCQKGACFSERMYDPTRVKFPLKRVGERGSGKWQRISWQQALDEIADSMIDTIVKEGSDRVIWDLGPGISTGVQTAGQARLRVLLDSTALDMNTEIGDGHRGAAETFGKIVFERSADDYFFSDLILCWGANPVYTQIPNAHFLLEARYKGAEIVCITPDYSASAIHADRWIPVKPGGDAALGLGVAHVLIAENLFDRAFVQEQTDLPLLVREDTHLFLRGSDLKAGGDADQLFLHDPKAGIVPAPGRSLALGGLTPSLEGRFEATLANGKKVGVRPVFEHLREHLAAYEPEKAAALSGTPANLIRDLARRLAKAKAASMVTTSNFAKYYHGNLIERTQALVFALTGNFGKKGSGFVGFPFLMHDGLEKFIISSFGLGVRGLIGAYGLYEETRLQLAGYTDEMMVYERSRKSFETGMECSGALFWYVHGGLLEASDALQGWDPYLKRPVREVLKESLSKGWQYVWPKPGNDPRVMFSLVSNPLRRIRAYPLLLKHLWPKLRTIVTIDWRMTSTAMQSDYVLPAAGWYERTEHKWVTPLMPFIHAGEKVTSFQEAKSDWEIFALLAKAVDARAAARGVTEFKDRAGRSRSFVGLYNQFSSNGEYGPTDDDKVARTLIENASNLQGVQWEDLKKRGWARFTGLGKSIASIGTATTIKPDDTITPFTDHVFDKKPYPTLSRRIQFYLDQELYLEMGETLPTHKDPPTAGGKYPLQLTGGHTRWSIHAAWRDSRIMLRQQRGEPVAYMSAADAAARGIADG; encoded by the coding sequence ATGGATCTCACACGTCGGAATTTTATTTGTTCAGCAGGAGCGGCGACTCTGCTGCTCTCGCTCCATCGACTCACCTTCGGCCAGGTCGGCGCCACCGGCGCCGCCGGAGCCGGCGTGGCAGCGGGCGGTCTGCCGCCCATTCCGGACTATCGAGTCTGGGAGGATGTGTTTCGCAAGAAATGGGTCTGGGACAAGGTGGTGCGCAGCAGCCACTGGGTGAACTGCTGGTATCAGGCCCACTGCGCCTGGAACGTGTACGTGAAGGACGGTGTGGTCTGGCGCGAGGAGCAGGCGGCAGACTACCCGCAGACCCGCCCCGATGTCTCCGACTTCAACCCGCGCGGCTGCCAAAAAGGCGCCTGCTTCAGCGAGCGCATGTACGACCCGACACGCGTCAAGTTCCCGCTCAAGCGTGTCGGCGAGCGCGGCTCGGGGAAATGGCAGCGGATCTCCTGGCAGCAGGCACTCGACGAGATCGCCGACTCGATGATCGATACGATCGTCAAAGAGGGCAGCGACCGGGTGATCTGGGACCTCGGGCCGGGCATTTCCACCGGCGTGCAGACGGCGGGGCAGGCCCGCCTGCGGGTCCTCCTCGATTCGACTGCGCTCGACATGAACACCGAGATCGGCGACGGACACCGCGGCGCGGCGGAGACGTTCGGAAAGATCGTCTTCGAGCGCTCGGCCGACGACTACTTCTTTTCCGACCTGATCCTGTGCTGGGGCGCGAACCCCGTGTACACCCAGATCCCGAACGCGCACTTCCTGCTGGAGGCGCGCTACAAGGGCGCGGAGATCGTCTGTATTACGCCCGACTACAGCGCCTCGGCGATCCATGCCGACCGCTGGATCCCGGTGAAGCCGGGCGGCGACGCGGCGCTCGGACTCGGCGTGGCGCACGTGCTCATCGCCGAGAACCTCTTCGACCGCGCCTTTGTGCAGGAGCAGACCGACCTGCCGCTGCTCGTGCGCGAAGACACCCACCTATTTCTGCGCGGCTCAGACCTCAAAGCAGGCGGTGACGCCGACCAGCTCTTTCTGCATGATCCGAAGGCCGGCATCGTACCCGCGCCGGGGCGCAGCCTGGCGCTCGGAGGCCTGACGCCCTCGCTCGAGGGCCGCTTCGAAGCAACGCTCGCCAACGGCAAGAAGGTCGGTGTGCGCCCGGTGTTTGAACACCTCCGCGAGCACCTCGCGGCCTACGAACCCGAGAAGGCCGCCGCCCTGAGCGGGACGCCGGCAAACCTGATCCGGGACCTCGCGCGTCGCCTGGCGAAGGCGAAGGCGGCGTCTATGGTGACGACCAGTAACTTCGCCAAGTACTATCACGGCAACCTCATCGAACGGACCCAGGCGCTCGTCTTCGCGCTCACCGGAAACTTCGGCAAGAAGGGCAGCGGCTTCGTCGGCTTCCCCTTCCTCATGCACGACGGGCTCGAGAAGTTCATAATCTCCTCCTTCGGCCTGGGGGTGCGTGGGCTGATCGGCGCCTACGGGCTGTACGAGGAAACACGCCTGCAGCTGGCCGGCTACACCGACGAAATGATGGTCTACGAGCGCAGCCGCAAGAGCTTCGAGACCGGCATGGAGTGCTCGGGCGCGCTCTTCTGGTACGTGCACGGCGGCTTACTCGAGGCGAGCGACGCGCTCCAGGGGTGGGACCCGTATCTGAAGCGGCCAGTGCGCGAGGTGCTGAAGGAATCTCTGTCCAAGGGCTGGCAGTATGTCTGGCCCAAGCCCGGCAACGACCCGCGCGTCATGTTTTCGCTGGTGAGCAATCCGCTGCGGCGCATCCGCGCCTATCCGCTGCTGCTGAAGCACCTGTGGCCGAAGCTGCGCACCATCGTTACCATCGACTGGCGCATGACCTCGACCGCGATGCAGTCGGACTACGTGCTCCCGGCGGCCGGCTGGTACGAGCGCACCGAACACAAGTGGGTGACGCCGCTCATGCCCTTCATCCACGCCGGCGAGAAGGTGACCTCGTTCCAGGAGGCCAAGTCCGACTGGGAGATCTTCGCGCTGCTGGCCAAGGCGGTCGATGCCCGCGCCGCGGCGCGCGGAGTCACCGAGTTCAAAGATCGCGCCGGCCGCTCGCGCTCCTTCGTCGGGCTCTACAACCAGTTCTCCTCCAATGGCGAGTATGGCCCGACCGACGACGATAAGGTGGCCCGGACGCTGATCGAAAACGCCAGCAACCTGCAGGGCGTGCAGTGGGAGGATTTGAAGAAGCGGGGCTGGGCGCGCTTCACCGGCCTGGGCAAGAGCATCGCCTCGATCGGGACCGCGACGACGATCAAGCCCGACGACACCATCACGCCCTTCACCGACCACGTCTTCGACAAGAAACCCTACCCGACGCTGTCGCGCCGCATCCAGTTCTACCTCGACCAGGAACTCTACCTGGAGATGGGCGAAACGCTGCCCACGCACAAAGACCCGCCGACCGCCGGCGGGAAATATCCGCTGCAGCTCACCGGCGGGCACACGCGCTGGAGCATTCACGCCGCGTGGCGCGACTCGCGGATCATGCTCCGGCAACAGCGCGGCGAGCCGGTCGCCTACATGAGCGCGGCGGACGCGGCCGCGCGCGGCATCGCCGACGG